A genomic window from Glaciihabitans sp. INWT7 includes:
- the rfbA gene encoding glucose-1-phosphate thymidylyltransferase RfbA — translation MRGIILAGGSGTRLWPITKGISKQLMPIYDKPMIYYPLSTLMMAGIKEILVITTPEYNDQFKALLGDGSQLGITIEYAVQPSPDGLAQAFIIGEEFIGDDSVALVLGDNIFHGAGLGASLRAHESIDGGLIFAYHVSNPAAYGVVEFDENMVARSIEEKPVSPKSSYAVPGLYFYDNSVVGIAKTIAPSSRGELEISTINERYLQRGNLQVQILDRGVAWLDTGTFESMMQASEYVRVIEDRQGFKVGCIEEIAWRAGWIDDDELAALSVPLIKSGYGTYLASLLG, via the coding sequence ATGCGTGGAATCATCCTCGCCGGGGGATCTGGCACGCGGCTCTGGCCCATCACCAAGGGCATCTCGAAGCAGCTGATGCCGATCTACGACAAGCCAATGATCTATTACCCCCTTTCCACCCTGATGATGGCTGGAATCAAAGAGATACTGGTGATTACGACCCCGGAGTACAACGACCAATTCAAGGCCCTTTTGGGAGATGGTTCCCAGCTGGGAATCACGATCGAGTACGCCGTTCAGCCGTCACCGGACGGTCTGGCTCAGGCCTTCATCATCGGCGAAGAGTTCATCGGCGACGACAGCGTGGCGTTGGTTTTGGGGGACAATATTTTCCACGGCGCGGGACTGGGCGCATCTTTGCGCGCCCACGAATCGATCGACGGAGGATTGATTTTCGCTTACCACGTCTCCAATCCCGCGGCCTATGGAGTCGTGGAGTTCGACGAGAATATGGTAGCTCGTTCTATCGAGGAGAAGCCTGTTTCTCCAAAGAGCAGCTACGCGGTTCCGGGCTTGTATTTCTACGACAATTCGGTCGTCGGTATCGCGAAGACAATAGCGCCGAGTTCTCGCGGTGAACTCGAGATATCGACGATAAACGAGAGATATCTCCAACGCGGCAACCTCCAGGTGCAGATCCTCGACCGAGGCGTGGCCTGGCTCGACACTGGCACCTTCGAATCGATGATGCAGGCTTCCGAGTATGTGCGCGTGATCGAAGATCGTCAGGGGTTCAAAGTCGGTTGCATCGAAGAGATCGCGTGGCGGGCTGGCTGGATCGATGATGACGAGTTGGCCGCTCTTTCCGTTCCATTGATAAAAAGCGGCTACGGCACGTATCTAGCGAGCCTGCTCGGCTGA
- a CDS encoding dTDP-4-dehydrorhamnose 3,5-epimerase family protein, giving the protein MQIRELSIPDSYEITPNPFSDDRGVFMEWYRFDRFAEVVGHPIDLRQGNLSVSKKGVVRGIHFADVPRGQAKYVSAVHGAVLDFVVDIRVGSPTFGQWDSVLLDDVQHRSIYIAEGLGHAFVALTEGAVVSYLVSDTYNAAREHGIDPRDGQIGLVFPPEAGELILSSKDTDAPTLAEAEVSGLLPSWVDLRAFYSSNDATGS; this is encoded by the coding sequence GTGCAAATTCGCGAACTCTCTATCCCTGACTCCTATGAAATTACGCCAAATCCGTTTTCGGACGATCGGGGTGTGTTCATGGAGTGGTACCGGTTCGACCGGTTCGCGGAGGTAGTGGGGCATCCAATCGATCTGCGCCAAGGCAACCTCTCCGTCTCCAAGAAGGGTGTGGTGAGGGGCATCCATTTCGCTGATGTGCCGCGTGGCCAGGCCAAATACGTCAGCGCAGTACACGGAGCAGTACTCGACTTCGTCGTCGACATTCGCGTGGGATCGCCGACGTTCGGCCAGTGGGATTCGGTGCTCCTCGACGATGTGCAACATCGGTCGATCTACATCGCCGAAGGGCTGGGTCATGCGTTTGTCGCTCTCACCGAAGGAGCAGTGGTGAGCTACCTGGTGAGTGACACCTACAACGCCGCTCGTGAGCACGGCATCGACCCCCGTGACGGCCAGATCGGATTGGTCTTTCCGCCCGAGGCCGGAGAACTCATCCTCTCGTCGAAAGACACCGATGCGCCGACTCTCGCCGAGGCGGAAGTGAGCGGACTCCTTCCCTCCTGGGTAGACCTCCGGGCCTTCTATTCGTCCAACGACGCGACGGGAAGCTGA
- a CDS encoding acyltransferase, with the protein MEDNARPMTSQSPDLAKATTGQVATSSWLSPRTISEGLSGHSNSFGVIRLVLASSVIFSHAFPLGGWGEDPLLLRSKGQENIGGIAVLGFFAISGYLIAKSGLGSDPLQFIWRRILRIFPAFWAALVVAAFVVGPIAWLMVGRPLGTYFSFSSAGPFNYVISNADLTIRAYGVYDIFASTTPYGEIGGAVFNGSIWTLFYEWSSYLIILVLVIFGVLKRAPFLVLVLTAFYFLANVARLVAPGSTGQLLPLLEDRYQITLPLIFLYGACLAVYSRRVTLDWRLAAFAAVIAFGTLWKGGLTVLGYPAIAYLVIWLAASLPKSFHWIGSKNDYSYGIYVYGFLVAQFTAFLGWYHWGYVPWVLATLVITVGMAWLSWHGIEKRALSLKDVGPGRGLRIWYDRVRALGRPKPVPEPVSMAE; encoded by the coding sequence ATGGAAGACAACGCCCGACCTATGACCAGCCAGAGTCCCGACCTCGCCAAGGCGACCACCGGGCAAGTTGCGACGTCGTCTTGGCTTTCGCCCCGGACGATTTCTGAAGGTCTGTCCGGTCACAGCAACTCTTTTGGCGTAATCAGGCTGGTGCTCGCCTCCTCAGTTATCTTCTCCCACGCGTTTCCTCTCGGTGGTTGGGGCGAGGATCCCCTCCTGCTCCGGTCCAAAGGGCAAGAAAACATCGGGGGCATCGCTGTTCTCGGCTTTTTCGCGATCAGCGGATACCTCATCGCGAAGAGTGGTCTCGGTTCTGATCCCCTTCAGTTCATTTGGCGACGGATCCTCCGAATATTTCCCGCGTTCTGGGCCGCTTTGGTCGTCGCAGCTTTCGTCGTCGGGCCTATCGCGTGGCTCATGGTCGGGCGTCCCCTCGGAACCTACTTCAGCTTCAGCTCAGCGGGCCCCTTCAACTACGTGATCTCCAATGCGGATCTCACCATCCGGGCTTATGGGGTCTATGACATATTCGCGTCAACGACGCCATATGGAGAGATCGGCGGAGCCGTTTTCAACGGATCGATTTGGACACTGTTCTACGAGTGGAGCTCATACCTCATCATCCTGGTGTTGGTCATTTTCGGGGTGCTCAAAAGAGCGCCGTTCCTCGTTCTGGTGCTAACTGCCTTCTACTTTCTCGCAAACGTCGCGAGGCTCGTCGCGCCAGGATCTACAGGGCAGCTGCTTCCTCTTCTCGAGGACAGGTATCAGATCACCCTGCCACTCATCTTCTTGTATGGGGCTTGTTTGGCCGTGTACTCGCGTCGAGTGACGCTCGATTGGCGTCTTGCCGCGTTTGCCGCCGTCATCGCATTCGGCACCCTGTGGAAGGGGGGATTGACCGTCCTGGGCTATCCCGCGATCGCGTATCTCGTGATCTGGCTCGCGGCGAGCCTGCCCAAATCGTTCCACTGGATCGGGAGCAAGAACGACTATTCATACGGAATCTACGTGTACGGATTCCTGGTGGCACAGTTCACCGCTTTCCTGGGCTGGTACCACTGGGGATACGTTCCCTGGGTGCTCGCAACCCTCGTAATCACCGTTGGTATGGCGTGGTTGAGCTGGCACGGGATAGAGAAGCGTGCTCTCTCATTGAAAGACGTCGGCCCCGGCAGGGGACTGCGGATCTGGTACGACCGCGTTCGGGCTCTCGGGCGTCCGAAGCCGGTGCCGGAGCCCGTATCGATGGCCGAGTGA
- a CDS encoding glycosyltransferase family 2 protein has product MNSDKDSAPIVASVVILTFNGEKYLRRILDSVLAQDLEGEFEVLVIDSGSTDGTLSIVSEYPAVRLHQIPNSEFGHGRTRNLAASLATGEFIAYLTHDAIPVSPSWLHEITAPFGIDERIVAVMGKQIPRATCFPLMKYEINGVFAQFGPDFGTSVFYRDMFVKDAGTLAAITFYSDVNSAARRALLVDTIPYRDVRYAEDQMFGQDVIEAGYWKAYAPRAAVEHSNDLTYSEFGARIFDETVGLRQIGVEVPQMSRLGLIRRVLRSAAGDTERILRDRSYSWKRRLFWLVINPFYQARKWSSLRAAANIDLEDSAGIAAGSLEHQRKGADAIGDHTGGSE; this is encoded by the coding sequence ATGAACAGTGACAAGGACTCTGCTCCTATCGTGGCAAGCGTTGTAATCCTCACCTTCAACGGCGAGAAGTACCTGCGGCGTATTCTCGACTCCGTTCTCGCCCAGGATCTCGAGGGCGAGTTCGAGGTCCTGGTCATCGATTCGGGATCCACCGACGGCACCCTGTCAATCGTCTCCGAGTATCCCGCGGTGAGGCTGCACCAGATCCCGAACTCTGAGTTCGGCCACGGTAGGACGCGAAATCTCGCCGCCTCACTTGCGACAGGAGAATTCATCGCCTATCTGACACACGATGCCATCCCAGTCTCACCGTCGTGGCTCCACGAGATTACGGCGCCGTTCGGGATTGATGAGCGAATTGTCGCCGTTATGGGCAAACAGATTCCGAGAGCAACCTGCTTTCCGCTCATGAAATATGAGATCAACGGCGTTTTCGCACAATTCGGACCTGACTTCGGCACCAGCGTTTTCTATCGCGACATGTTCGTCAAGGATGCCGGCACACTGGCAGCGATAACCTTCTACTCAGACGTGAATTCCGCGGCTCGCCGCGCCCTTCTGGTCGATACGATCCCGTATCGGGACGTCCGATATGCCGAAGACCAGATGTTCGGTCAGGACGTGATCGAGGCAGGGTACTGGAAGGCCTACGCACCGCGCGCGGCGGTGGAGCACTCGAACGACCTCACTTATTCGGAGTTCGGAGCGAGGATCTTCGATGAGACAGTCGGGTTGCGGCAGATCGGTGTCGAGGTCCCGCAGATGTCCAGGCTGGGCCTGATTCGGAGGGTTCTGCGGTCCGCCGCGGGAGATACCGAGCGGATTCTGCGGGACCGGTCCTACAGCTGGAAGCGCCGCCTGTTCTGGCTGGTCATCAACCCGTTCTATCAGGCTCGCAAGTGGTCAAGCCTGAGGGCCGCGGCAAATATCGATCTCGAGGACTCCGCCGGTATCGCGGCAGGTTCACTCGAGCATCAGCGCAAGGGGGCTGATGCTATCGGCGATCACACCGGAGGAAGCGAGTAG
- a CDS encoding glycosyltransferase, with amino-acid sequence MAVRTEDALEADWARPPVQLSSPDTVKSGEVTIAWIMSPPSANSGGHQNLFRFIDFAEKAGHICKVYFYTSTPVIVNPKDMRAMMRESGGYPDVRASMEMLDRRKGVDDSVQAIFATGWETAYPAFLDKSTARRFYFVQDFEPGFYPLGSESILAENTYRFGFHGITAGGWLSQKLHDEYGMKTDHFDFAVERSLYSVTNTSPRTEIFFYARPVTPRRGFEIGIMALEEFAARKPEITINLAGYDVSRWKIGFPHKNLAGVDVPALNEIYNRCAAGLVISATNMSLLPLELMSAGVAPVVNDAPNNRLVSDNPYIDYVASSPGAIADRLVEVVERADATERAVAMSESLDGLTWERSGEQFVDAFERAMRG; translated from the coding sequence ATGGCCGTGCGTACCGAGGACGCACTCGAAGCGGATTGGGCTCGCCCTCCCGTGCAACTGTCGAGCCCCGACACGGTCAAATCCGGTGAAGTGACCATCGCCTGGATAATGTCTCCCCCGAGTGCGAATAGCGGCGGTCACCAGAACCTGTTCCGTTTCATCGACTTCGCCGAGAAGGCGGGGCATATCTGCAAGGTCTACTTCTACACGAGCACGCCGGTCATTGTGAATCCCAAGGACATGCGGGCGATGATGCGTGAATCAGGCGGATATCCCGATGTTCGTGCATCGATGGAGATGTTGGACAGGAGGAAAGGAGTCGACGACTCTGTTCAGGCGATCTTCGCTACAGGATGGGAGACCGCCTATCCTGCGTTTCTTGACAAATCGACCGCCCGGCGGTTCTATTTCGTCCAGGATTTCGAGCCGGGTTTCTACCCGCTCGGCTCGGAATCGATACTCGCTGAGAACACTTATAGGTTCGGATTTCACGGGATCACTGCGGGTGGATGGCTTTCCCAAAAGCTCCACGACGAATACGGAATGAAGACCGACCATTTCGATTTCGCCGTCGAACGGAGTCTCTATTCGGTGACCAATACCAGTCCCCGAACCGAGATCTTCTTCTACGCACGTCCCGTGACCCCACGGCGAGGCTTTGAGATCGGTATTATGGCGCTCGAAGAATTCGCCGCCCGGAAGCCGGAGATAACAATCAACCTGGCCGGGTACGACGTTTCCCGCTGGAAGATCGGATTCCCCCACAAAAATCTTGCCGGTGTGGACGTTCCTGCGCTGAACGAAATCTACAACCGGTGTGCTGCCGGTCTTGTAATCTCCGCGACCAATATGTCGTTGTTGCCGCTTGAGTTGATGTCAGCCGGGGTTGCTCCGGTCGTCAATGATGCCCCCAACAATCGCCTCGTCTCGGACAACCCGTACATCGACTATGTGGCATCTTCGCCCGGTGCGATCGCGGATCGGCTAGTGGAGGTCGTGGAGAGAGCGGATGCGACCGAGCGCGCCGTCGCGATGTCGGAGTCACTGGACGGACTCACCTGGGAGCGTTCAGGTGAACAATTCGTGGACGCTTTCGAAAGGGCCATGCGTGGCTAA
- a CDS encoding ABC transporter ATP-binding protein: MSLPTIVNVSGVSKKFTLNRHKSIKERLVNSAVEKKFREDFWALRDIDLDIKAGSTLGLVGHNGSGKSTLLKVIGGIIEPTTGKVERRGRMAALLELGAGFHPDLTGRENVYLNAAILGLNQREIDRYFDAIVDFSGIEDFIDTQVKFFSSGMYVRLAFAVAVHVDPDLLLVDEVLAVGDEPFQNKCVAKIAEFQKEGRTIVVVSHSAAQIELLADRVVVMNHGEMIFDGKTEDGIRVLQGGYEAQRLHEESLHAADSAPATRVTSVLIASAEPEDEKVVVSGADMTVSFGYEILEPEEPIIANLTIETPQGALVYGFSTRMLDSEIPHTVGRHQVDFTFTDPALGTGTYILRGGLETLAGEQLHQLSPASTFTVSSASLGTGYLRMDLSTHVYSLPPV; encoded by the coding sequence ATGTCCCTCCCCACGATCGTCAACGTATCCGGCGTCTCGAAGAAGTTCACCCTCAATCGCCACAAGTCGATTAAAGAGCGGCTGGTGAACTCCGCGGTCGAGAAGAAGTTCAGGGAAGATTTCTGGGCCTTGAGGGATATCGACCTCGATATCAAGGCCGGCTCGACCCTCGGTCTCGTCGGACACAACGGTTCGGGCAAGAGCACTCTCCTGAAAGTCATCGGCGGAATCATCGAGCCGACGACGGGGAAAGTGGAACGCCGCGGTCGGATGGCAGCTCTCCTGGAGCTCGGAGCGGGCTTTCATCCAGACCTCACGGGTCGCGAGAACGTCTACCTGAATGCCGCGATCCTCGGGCTGAACCAGCGTGAGATCGATCGCTATTTCGACGCGATCGTCGACTTCTCCGGAATCGAAGACTTCATCGATACCCAGGTGAAGTTCTTCAGCTCTGGCATGTACGTTCGGCTCGCTTTCGCCGTGGCGGTGCACGTGGACCCGGATCTGCTCCTGGTGGATGAGGTGCTCGCCGTCGGCGATGAGCCGTTCCAGAACAAGTGCGTCGCAAAAATCGCCGAGTTCCAGAAGGAGGGGCGCACGATTGTGGTCGTCAGTCATTCTGCGGCCCAGATCGAGTTGCTCGCTGACCGCGTCGTCGTGATGAACCATGGCGAGATGATCTTCGACGGCAAGACCGAGGATGGCATTCGCGTGCTTCAGGGCGGCTATGAAGCCCAACGACTACATGAGGAGAGCCTCCACGCCGCGGATTCCGCTCCCGCCACACGTGTCACGAGTGTGCTCATCGCGTCCGCGGAGCCCGAGGATGAGAAGGTCGTCGTTTCGGGCGCAGATATGACGGTCTCGTTCGGTTACGAGATCCTAGAGCCCGAAGAGCCGATTATCGCGAACCTCACGATTGAGACTCCACAGGGTGCCCTCGTTTACGGCTTCTCCACGCGGATGCTGGACTCCGAGATTCCACACACCGTCGGACGTCACCAGGTGGACTTCACCTTCACCGACCCTGCTCTCGGCACAGGCACTTACATCTTGCGCGGTGGGCTCGAAACCCTTGCCGGGGAACAGCTGCACCAACTCAGTCCCGCCTCCACGTTCACCGTGAGCAGCGCGTCACTGGGAACGGGCTACCTTCGCATGGACCTGAGCACGCACGTCTACTCGCTTCCTCCGGTGTGA
- a CDS encoding NAD-dependent epimerase/dehydratase family protein has protein sequence MAKAVVIGANGFIGSHLVDVLAAEGHDVAAFGRFSSSAPKFTAKGVQIVRGEFLNRTDVDSLVEGADSVFHFLSTTTPATAESDPTLDIRTNVVRSVELLEACVAAEVGHVYFASTGGAIYGPQGKQIYVETDRTDPVSPYAIGKLSIENYLRYFEVMHGLRSTALRISNPYGTRQPPLRRQGLIPIALRQILTDQPIVRFGDGSMVRDYLYVEDLVRMIARMVDKTPAQSTYNLGSGVGHSVADVLDSLHRVTGRELVVVEKPIPATFVDRVVLDTSRFRTEFGEFDLTSLDEGVSRTYEEMRAQHEQ, from the coding sequence GTGGCTAAAGCTGTTGTCATCGGAGCCAATGGTTTCATCGGTTCCCACCTCGTCGATGTCCTGGCCGCTGAGGGGCACGATGTGGCAGCGTTCGGGCGTTTCAGCTCTTCAGCGCCGAAATTCACGGCGAAGGGTGTTCAAATCGTGCGCGGGGAGTTTCTCAATCGCACGGATGTCGACTCCCTCGTCGAAGGAGCAGATTCCGTATTCCACTTCCTCTCGACGACGACTCCGGCCACTGCGGAGAGCGACCCGACACTCGACATCCGCACGAACGTCGTGCGGTCGGTCGAATTGCTGGAGGCCTGCGTGGCCGCCGAAGTGGGGCACGTCTACTTCGCTTCGACGGGAGGGGCGATCTACGGGCCTCAGGGGAAACAAATCTACGTCGAGACGGATCGAACGGATCCAGTCTCACCGTATGCGATCGGCAAGCTCTCGATCGAGAACTACCTACGCTATTTCGAAGTCATGCACGGATTGCGGTCTACCGCACTCAGGATTTCCAACCCCTACGGCACACGGCAGCCGCCCCTGCGGCGACAGGGTCTGATCCCGATCGCGCTGCGCCAGATCCTGACCGATCAACCGATCGTGCGATTCGGTGACGGATCGATGGTGCGGGACTACTTATACGTCGAAGACCTGGTGCGGATGATTGCGCGAATGGTTGATAAGACGCCGGCCCAGTCCACGTACAACCTCGGCAGCGGCGTCGGGCATTCGGTCGCCGACGTGCTCGATTCGCTTCACCGCGTAACTGGTCGGGAATTGGTGGTCGTCGAGAAGCCGATTCCCGCGACTTTCGTCGACCGAGTCGTGCTCGATACGTCCCGGTTTCGGACCGAGTTCGGCGAATTCGACCTAACCTCGCTAGACGAAGGTGTCAGCCGCACCTATGAAGAAATGAGAGCCCAACATGAACAGTGA
- a CDS encoding glycosyltransferase family 2 protein encodes MSDTALASTAVVTVSYNSGAHLRAFLSSVRATESSTVTIIVADNGSNDLAQTRLACVEYSAVLLELGDNYGYGGAVNRAVATLPGTIDSVLISNPDVEFRGGALSTLRTALERDGTAGAVGPKVLNSDGSSYPSARELPSLRTGIGHALLGRIWRSNPWTTRYLSDFSAAAVRRPAGWLSGSCLLVRRTAFEQLGGFDDAFFMYFEDVDLGYRLGKAGWSNIYEPGAVVTHTGAHSTNTESSRMITAHHKSAYLYLSRKYAAWYLAPLRVALRVGLEFRARWLVHD; translated from the coding sequence ATGTCTGACACTGCGCTTGCATCGACTGCAGTGGTCACGGTGTCCTACAACTCGGGCGCCCATCTGAGGGCGTTTCTCTCCTCCGTCCGCGCGACAGAGTCCAGTACCGTCACCATCATCGTGGCCGACAACGGATCGAACGACCTCGCTCAGACACGCTTGGCCTGCGTGGAATACTCCGCGGTGCTCCTCGAACTCGGGGACAATTACGGGTACGGCGGGGCGGTCAATCGGGCTGTCGCTACACTTCCCGGGACAATCGATTCCGTACTGATCAGCAATCCCGATGTCGAATTCCGTGGAGGCGCTCTCAGCACGCTTCGGACCGCGCTTGAGCGAGACGGGACAGCGGGGGCCGTCGGCCCCAAAGTCCTCAATTCAGATGGATCCAGCTATCCTTCCGCGCGGGAGCTTCCCTCTCTTCGTACGGGAATAGGTCATGCCCTCCTTGGCCGGATCTGGCGATCAAATCCGTGGACCACTCGATACCTTTCGGATTTCAGCGCCGCCGCAGTGCGACGCCCTGCCGGCTGGTTGTCGGGCTCATGCCTCTTGGTGCGGCGCACGGCCTTCGAACAACTCGGCGGCTTCGATGACGCGTTCTTCATGTATTTCGAAGATGTCGATCTCGGCTATCGACTCGGTAAGGCGGGCTGGTCCAATATCTATGAACCGGGGGCTGTAGTCACCCACACCGGCGCGCACTCCACGAACACCGAGTCTTCCCGCATGATCACTGCGCACCACAAAAGCGCGTATCTCTACCTCTCCCGAAAATATGCCGCGTGGTACCTCGCCCCGTTGCGAGTCGCGCTTCGCGTCGGCCTGGAATTCCGGGCACGATGGCTCGTTCACGATTGA
- a CDS encoding ABC transporter permease, with product MPAEKERIKPLDSLTQTRLIKAERLAKINEMPFLDVGTSGGFFGGTVKSISEIWQHRELLGRLVRREVKARYKDSKLGIVWSLFRPLIQLLIYYFAIGKIMGAGRQTPDFAIFVFIGLTFWMLYSEIIAGGVRSIMDNAGLVKKVYLPREIFPLSSIGSALVNFFIQFAVLLIGIALLSTYAFAPTLLLAPLSFITLLTFGTAIALLVAALNVYLRDVQHFVEIYLLVFFWASPIVYPFTFVHRELGGNWLEELYLANPVTIAIVGAQKALWTSGSNGAGGIVQFWPAHLELRLVIALVVSVVLLWISQRVFSRLQGNFAQEL from the coding sequence GTGCCGGCAGAGAAAGAACGAATCAAGCCATTGGACTCACTGACTCAGACCCGCCTCATCAAGGCAGAACGTCTCGCCAAAATTAACGAGATGCCGTTTCTCGATGTCGGCACGTCGGGCGGATTCTTCGGCGGCACAGTGAAGTCGATCAGCGAAATCTGGCAGCATCGCGAACTGCTGGGTCGCCTGGTCAGGCGCGAGGTGAAGGCACGATATAAAGACAGCAAGCTCGGGATCGTCTGGAGTCTGTTCCGGCCGCTCATTCAACTGCTCATCTACTATTTTGCCATCGGCAAAATTATGGGTGCCGGGCGGCAGACGCCTGACTTCGCAATTTTCGTTTTCATCGGACTGACCTTCTGGATGCTTTACAGCGAGATAATCGCTGGCGGGGTGCGCTCGATTATGGACAATGCCGGCTTGGTGAAAAAGGTCTATCTCCCCCGAGAGATATTCCCGCTGAGCTCGATCGGTAGCGCCCTAGTGAACTTCTTCATCCAGTTCGCGGTGCTTCTCATCGGAATCGCACTGCTCAGTACCTATGCATTCGCTCCGACCCTGCTGCTCGCGCCGTTGTCCTTCATCACGCTCCTCACCTTCGGGACAGCTATTGCGCTACTCGTCGCGGCGCTGAACGTCTACCTCCGCGACGTGCAACACTTCGTTGAGATCTACTTGCTCGTTTTCTTTTGGGCCTCCCCGATCGTCTACCCATTCACCTTCGTGCACCGCGAGCTCGGAGGGAACTGGCTAGAAGAGCTCTATCTTGCTAACCCCGTGACTATCGCTATAGTCGGCGCACAGAAAGCGCTTTGGACATCGGGCTCGAATGGTGCCGGCGGAATCGTACAATTTTGGCCAGCGCACCTCGAACTCCGACTAGTGATAGCGCTGGTTGTGAGTGTGGTTCTTCTGTGGATTTCGCAGCGGGTGTTTTCCCGCCTGCAGGGCAATTTCGCGCAGGAGCTGTAA
- a CDS encoding glycosyltransferase family 2 protein translates to MTGTVSVALCTRNGADFVVPQVESILRQSSLPIEVIVSDDASTDDTVHRIRAVFAGLPEGSREARVRLVVIENPKPLGVTKNFEQALLACSGDLIALCDQDDLWDEGRLEKQAAEMWSHPHLTALFGDARLVDASGTSLGLGLFDALEIDADVIRQVRSGAAFDVLLRRNVATGATMMVRRELLDSAAPFPLPWVHDEWLAIIAAATASVDLMTERLVDYRQHGANQIGVRRATLRVKIRRVLEPRGDRNAGLAVRSGLLVERLTSLGSRVPAPYLERARAKERVEEWRTRLPDARLLRLGPILQANARHWYSDFTSQGRLDMVRDLLQPHR, encoded by the coding sequence ATGACCGGGACCGTCTCAGTCGCTTTGTGTACTCGCAACGGTGCAGATTTCGTCGTTCCCCAGGTTGAAAGCATTCTTCGACAGTCATCGTTGCCGATCGAGGTGATCGTCTCGGATGACGCTTCGACGGACGACACAGTTCACAGGATCAGAGCCGTGTTCGCGGGGCTGCCCGAGGGAAGCCGGGAGGCGCGTGTGCGTCTCGTCGTGATCGAAAATCCGAAACCTCTCGGTGTCACAAAGAATTTCGAACAGGCTCTGCTGGCGTGCTCCGGCGACCTGATCGCACTCTGCGACCAAGACGATCTGTGGGACGAGGGGCGGCTGGAGAAACAGGCAGCGGAGATGTGGTCGCACCCCCATCTGACGGCGCTGTTCGGCGACGCACGCCTTGTTGATGCATCGGGAACGAGCCTCGGCCTTGGACTCTTCGACGCCCTCGAGATCGATGCCGATGTGATCCGGCAGGTTCGTAGTGGAGCCGCCTTCGACGTCCTTCTCCGGCGGAATGTCGCGACCGGAGCAACGATGATGGTGCGTCGGGAGCTTCTCGATTCTGCTGCTCCCTTCCCGCTCCCCTGGGTGCACGATGAATGGTTGGCCATCATCGCCGCGGCCACTGCCAGCGTCGATCTGATGACAGAGCGCCTCGTCGACTATCGGCAGCATGGCGCAAATCAGATCGGCGTGCGACGAGCAACGCTGAGGGTGAAAATCAGGCGTGTGCTGGAGCCTCGCGGTGATCGTAATGCCGGTCTTGCCGTGCGGTCCGGACTTCTCGTCGAACGCTTGACCTCGCTCGGTTCGCGAGTTCCGGCGCCGTATCTTGAGCGCGCGCGTGCGAAGGAGCGCGTCGAAGAGTGGCGCACGAGGCTTCCCGACGCGCGACTCCTACGTCTTGGTCCGATCCTTCAAGCGAATGCCCGACACTGGTACAGCGACTTCACCAGCCAAGGACGCCTCGACATGGTGAGAGACCTGCTCCAACCCCATCGTTAG